In Tribolium castaneum strain GA2 chromosome 8, icTriCast1.1, whole genome shotgun sequence, the genomic window TATTATCAGATATAAGCGGTGTTTtctaagacaaaaaaaaacaaaaattctggAAAATTGCGCTAAATATcgtaaatataattatttttccgcCAAATTTTGACCATTCTAATGTAAATTTATCCAATGATTACGAATCTGTCACTGAGACTTATCTCAGCCTActagattaaaaaatattgccaaATATATGTGTTATTGTCtacgttaaaaataaaaaatgttggaaaatcACTCTAAATGTCGTaagttcaattatttttcggCCAAATTGTGACATTCATTATGTAGATTTATCCAAAGAATACGAATCTGTCACTTAAACTTAGCTCCGCCTTCTAGATTTAGAAATATTATCAGATATATGCGGTGTTTTCTAAGACAAGAACCAGAAATTACGGAAAATTATGCTAGATATcgtaaatataattatttttcttaaattttgacttttctaaTGTAAATTTATCCAAGGAATACGAATTTGTCACTTAGACTTATCTCAGCCTActagattaaaaaatattgccaaATATATGTGTTATTGTCtacgtcaaaaataaaaaatgtcggAAAAACACTCTAAATGTCGTaagttcaattatttttcggtCAAGTTGTGACATTCATTATGTAGATTTATCCAAAGAATACGAATCTGGCACTTAAACTTAGCTCCGCCTTCTAGATTTAGAAATATTATCATATAAGCGGCGTTTtctaagacaaaaaaaaaacaaaaattctagaaaattgCGCTAAATATcgtaaatataattatttttccgcCAAATTTTGACCATTCTAACGTAAATTTATCCAATGATTACGAATCTGTCACTGAGACTTATCTCAGCCTActagattaaaaaatattgccaaATATATGTGTTATTGTCtacgttaaaaataaaaaatgttggaaaatcACTCTAAATATCgtaagtttaataattttttcggcCAAATTGTGACTTTTCTTATGTAAATTTATCAaaggaatccaaatctgtctCTTAAACTTATGTACGCCTACTagatttttaagtaaaatttccGTCGAATTGTAGATCGGAAGCTATTTTGCACAAGTTTAACGCTAACATTAAACAGATTTTAACATTTCAagccaacataaaaaaattactttaaaacatGCAGCGCCACCTTTGAATCGGATATTGGACAATGTAATTTCGGTCTTGACTAGCAGAGGGCACAGCTATGTTTAAAATCACAGCCAACTAATTCCCGTcgacaaatttcaaattaaaacacaaaaaattgtgttgtaaggttttgtttttgtcaaagCAAACTTAGATCGTAATTTAAATCATTATCTTCGTACCCAACttcaaatgtttattttatttgttgttacGATATTGTAATTACGTGTTTGCTGAatgatattatttatttgaaaaaaaaaatgcaaatatggTTGAGCAACAAGGTATAAAAACAAGCGCGCCATATCAAAAGtatatttattcaaataataaatcatcAAGTACAAAAATACCACCCGAAAGACGCACACAATCTAACCTAATCAAACTagtcaataataaataaaaatccagCCTTATCATCTAATTCCTCTTCTTGTCGTCCCTGCTCTCGCGAGCGAAATAAACCGACCtcacatttaaataaataatgtaaaagaACGAGATTATCAAAAAGACGAGACCACTGGGCACGTGCGTGCTGCACAAGAGGTAGAAACACAGCCCCAGTTCGGCCAACAGCACGACCGCGGTCGCATACACCGCCAACTTGAGCACCAGAGTGTGCTTCCGCAGGTTCTCGAACGACGTCCGGTATTCGAACTGGTAGATTTTGTAGAGGAAGTGGCTGAAGAAGAGCGCGCGGAAGAAGAGGATCGTCTTCTCGGCCTTGCGGAGCACGGCCTGGGAGGAGCGCAGCCAGGCGAGGAGCGCCGGCAGGATGTTGTACTGCTGGGAGCAGATGAAACTGTTAAACCTGCGGATCTTCTCCAAGGAGGAGGTGCGGACGAGGCGCTGCGATTTCGACGCCATCTTGCGCACGGGGGGCGCGGGGGAGATGGTCTGGACTTCAGTGGTCGACATTCTGCAAATATCACTGATAAGGAAAATTTGGCGATTGTTAATCGGTcattgctttgaaaaaattaacacaggCAAGCGAGCGCTCGTTTTTGTTGacaatttaattacaatttgttCTTATCATTAATTTTCCGAGGCTAATGGTGAGGTGACGTGACAAGGTTGTTTTATTACGTCTGTACGTATGGTATACAGAGTGTTGTTTATTTTGAGCAATGAGAGAATTATTTAGGATCCGCTTAATTCCAGTTTGAATTAAAGTCGAGTTATCGGAGAACAAATAGATAAGTGTTGTTTACTGTCTTGCATAATTCAACTGATTAGGTTTCGCAACCAGTTGGACCATTTCGCTCCGACAGGTACCCAAAGGGTTATCTAGTGGCCGGAGTCAGCGACAATTAACAActatttataatttgtttaataatttcacAAAACTTTTGTAACCCACTGTACGCAGTTACATAtctatataaataaatatatataaatatataaataaaagtcaataatcagaattgttaaaataattgttaaaaaaactttaaacacataaacattatttttatgctacaaaagtGACAGATTgccaataaaagtgttttcaaagctaacttagtttattacttttcccgaaatccaaaattaattttttgaatttttattttttaccttttaataataataaaggggggtatacagggtgtccattTTTCGAACTCCACCAAGAATTTCTCAgctattataagagatacgaagtcgattaaattagggcaaagtcgcgcatttttatgctccacaattatctgaaagaaaatttgatgtgttatttttagtttttgaattattgagaaaaataaaaaaattgtaacattcctttttattttttttaagcgaaaacaaaaaaaaatagacgtTTTTAAGTTGACCATTTTATCTAAATCTGTTATCGCCTTtttcaaggcgttcttgatatCAGagtcaactttggtttttcttatggacgccatatttaaaatttgtgttgaaaagtctttttgttcctgattataatgatgtatcacatgatctGATCGAATCTTATATGCTGatcaaaattaagaaaaaagtgtttttgcaaagagtgctttggaaaaaacttcaaaaatgttgtttaacaaacaaatttagacagttctattaaatatgcaagcagaattattaaattaaacctCTAAAATCTAGTTGGCGTTTtctccaaagcactcttcgcaaaaatgttttttcgcCATTTTGATCAGgatgtaagattcgatcatattatgtgatacatcgttgtaatcaggaacaaaaagacttcaaaaatacaaaaagcaaATATGGCTGccataagaaaaaacaaagttgagtgttgtaactctgacatcaagaacgccttgaaaAAGGCGATGACAAatttagattccttgtaaaaaagtgcctgaagaacATCCTAgctaaaaacgtctagttcttttggttttcacttaaaaaaaataaaaacaaaaaccacaatttttcgtttttttccaataattcaaaaagtaaaaatggcacatcaaattttttttcagataattgttgagcataaaaatgcgcaactttctTCTAATTTAACTGActtcgtatctcttataaatACTAAGGTCGCCATAGTGAAACTCGAAAAATGGACACCCTGTACGTTACATCACtgaactaaaaaatttttttgaatgttgtatgttaatatttgtaaatataaattaaaatagatAAAGATGAAAAACGATTTTCCAAAGCGGGTCAAAACTTTGATGTCCTACTGTACATTACAAAACAagcaagaatattaaaaaaaatagaaaaaatcatttaaattatgtgattacttttgataaaatgttACATTTTCGAAAGTTGGCTAAAACTTTGGTAACTTACTGTGCACAAGTGTCACTGTACACTTTTTAAGCCAAACTTTTGTAAGCTACTGTGCACTAACGATTAATGAAATGttctatttttatcaaaacattAATTATCTCGCGTAATGTAGTCACCTTGTTGCCAACACTGCAAACTCGTTCTAACACTACAATTTCCATACTTTTTCAATAACCATAATCACACATGCGTGTAAGAaacaagtttgaaaaaaaaatccacaagCGTCTTTACAccgctccaattttttttatctcaattGAATCGAACTTGCTGGAATTAAAGGGTCACAAGTCGGAGGTTACAATTGAGTCTCGCCAACTGTGATAAATcgtttcaaagaaaaaaaatgactgTATGCTGGACTTTGACCGCGAGAAATTTCCAAAATACTTACTTGAAATTCGCAAATATCACAAAATCACTCAGTCTTTGTTCGAAGAAACAGAAATAAACCACCTATTTCTTCTTGGAAGAATTCTCTTCCATTATCAAGCACGACCTGCCACCGCTCAACACCAACGAGAAATACAAAACTCGATATACAGCACGTCCTTAAATAGGCAAAGCTTGTTTATACTTCGCCTCTCTTCCAACCGCGAACGTTGGAGAGAGATGAAAGAAGAAGTAACCAATTGGTGGTGATTGAAATAGAGCGTCCCTCGACCGTGCTCGAGAACATTCGTCATTAGGGCGATTAGCGTAATCTGCCCCTTGTGCGGCTTCACGACCAGACTTTGCCCTTTTTCGCCGAAAATTTCACCGATTTTCACAGCCTGATGGCCGTCACGTACGCCCAACAACCCTGGATTACTTGTCATTTCAAGCCACCCTTGATTCAAACAAACACGTGTTTCATTGTTTATTGCTTGATAAGTTGAAAAAAACGTGCAAATTTCATGTTTTCAGACATTTACGTACATTTTACAACAATATCTAATCATGTTTGTGCACTTTGTGGTAAAAATCATGTGAAAACAAGTTTAGTCAGAGTTTTACGTATGTTGGATTTTTTCCTCAACGAGATAAAAACAACACTAAAGAGCTTAAATGCGATACGAGTTGGTGGGTAATTGAAAGGATTGCTGGAacattgtgaaaattttacgaCCGCATcgtaaaaacgaaaaaaaaagaaaataaaaattgttaaacataTGTTACTTGATTGTTgtagcaataaaaattaactccAAGAAAGTTTTATTCGTTTTTCTGTAACTCCAGGAGACTTAAAAGGGACAAAAACGACAATTAtctatcttaaaaaaaataaataaagtaaaattaaaaaaatcataacttaaaaactgtaaggaattttgcaattttctcgacacCTATTGATTCcccagatcattttacatCATATTAGTTACGTTTTTTTGAacagttttgccgtaattgagaaattaagtgcgaaaacacaagtcttatgcaacgagcgtaagCGAGTTGCTACCTAGACACCCGACAATTCtgttgttggaacattttaatttaaaacacgttggtatgggaaacgtgttttaaaatagtgtttatattCTATTACAAAGAAGGCTTAGagtgttaccaacaaaaaaaaaaaaacgaaatgtcTGACTTATGTCACGTTTATGCACTGTGATAGCGATCCGAAAAATTtcctatttttcaaataataatacaaataatagaCTAATTTCTTGGAAATatcgaaattattaattaatgtttgaagtaaacaaaaacattaattaggcagcgttttttttgcaatgtttttgaataaaaaatccgTCTCCTTAAATAatccaaataaattatataaccCGTCTTTCGCTTCCATTATCTCGTTATCAGTCATCTTCCTTATGCACTGTTATCCCAAAGAAGTGATAACACGCCAAAGGTCAGACTAATTTTCTCAATTCCAGTTAAGAGAGACGTTGTAGGACTTTGAGTCGTCGTCTCCAAAAAACCTATTAAAATAGTTCTAATCTAATTTTGTAACACAGTAAATTCGAGGAACAATAGAAAAACGATAATAGTTAATGAGTAAATGAAAAGAGCGTGTAATTAACAGTTGTCTCTTCTCTTTTTTACGCTAGTAACACCTTTAAAATCAGGCCAACTGACCCGAAATGATTAAATTACATTTGTTATCAGTGTGTTATCATTAATGCAACCATTCGGTGGCCACGTTCCTCGTAAAACACAAACCAATTTCCAATAAATTGAATCATCCAAAATCCTGTTTTTCAGACACGAAAATAGCAGGCGCACACAGTGGCGCCTCgtgaaattttaatcattttttgtgactttttttaactatatACCAgtttagttaataaataaatcacagaatatAGTCAAactttactttatttttccgaaattttgaTGATTTAAACAACAAATCAAGTTTctcttcctgtttttattaaactggaacgaaaaaatcaccaaatttggaccaaaaatttactttttctaagcatttattcagcaaaaactcaattattgcgcaaaatttattaaaaattaagtcaataaattaaagaattatgccaaaaatgacattatttttgcaagttctgaaaattttaatacgttttttggccaaaaatcaagttttttcttctgtttttatgaaattagaacgaaaaaaacacaaaatttggtcgaaaatgaccaaaaatttacattttctaagCGTATATTcagaaaaaactcaattattgcacaagatttcttaaaaaatgagccaataaatcacagaattatgtcaaaaacgtcattatttttgcaagttctgaggatttaaacacgtttttagaccaaaaattaagtttttcttcctgtttttattaaactagaacgaaaaaaacaccaaatttggtagaaaatgaccaaaaatttaccttttctaagtttttattcagcaaaaactcaattatcgcgcaaattttcttaaaaaataagccaataaatcatagaattatgtcaaaaatgacattatttttgcaagttctgaagatttaaacacgtttttaaaccaaaaatatagtttttcttcctgtttttatgaaactagaacgaaaaaattaccaaatttggtcgaaaatgaccaaaaatctaccttttctaagcgtttatttagcaaaaactcaattattgcgcaaaatttcttaaaaaatgagccaataaatcacagaattatgtcaaaaacgacattatttttgcaagttctgaaaatttaaacacgtttttaaaccaaaaatcaagtttttctttctgtttttattaaactagaatgaaaaaattaccaaatttggtcgaaaatgaccaaaaatctACCTTTCccaagcgtttattcagcagaaattaaataattgcgcaaaatttcttaaaaaataagctaaTAAATCTGAGTTATGTCTAAAATGACAGTGTAAGGAACTtgggtaatggaacaactgcgctctctagCGTCTTTAACGGAACTAACGAAGatgggaacgttttatttgtacgtcgttccGTCTCCTAACCTTTAGACAACCGTTGTATTAGTCCTTAGACAtcactcgatttttttttattgagaagtctttttgtacaaaacttaagaaaaattaacgttttttgCCTATTTAGAATAATTTCGGTCGTTTTTGAGCCgaaaaattgtgtaattaattaaagagaaagcgaaaaaaattaaaaaaaaatcagcgaCTTTCGCGAGGCGCCTCTGCTTTAATGAGCCTCTTATCACTGAATTTCAAGATTGTTGTGTCCCCCGAACGGCATCCGGATTAAAGGTCTGTATGGGCGTTCCATGCGATAATGTATCACATATCATTCACAAACCGCGTGAAAACAAACCaaacacaacaataaaaaaaaatggtttattaATACAATACAgaatcaaataattaaaaaattggcaaattcATTGTCCCGGCCCTGAGAGCGACTTATCCATGAACTTCTTTTTGGCAAAACACAGCCACCATTTACTCGGCTTCCCGTCCTCCCCAAAGACCCGATCGACGACCCGCAGCCCCACTTCCTGCCTCAACTGGGTTAAGTACGCCCTCAGGAACTCAGCATCGGCGGGCGACTTCGCCTTACTATACACCGAATTCAGGGGAAACCCTGGATCCCCCGGGATATCAAACCGGGAAATGGCCAAAGTGTACATCTCATTCTGGCCCTGGTTGCGGTTCGCACACCTTTGCAGTTTTTTGAGACACTCggtaatgtacagggtgatgTAAATCAACAAACGGTCGGCCTCCGACTGAAAAGGGCGTTTTTGTGCCGATTGTCACAAGTGGGGCTCACCTTGATCTCATAAGTGCGGAAAAAAACATTGGCCTTGAAGTAATAAAGCGCCTCGTCTATGATATCCTGGTCGCCGGGTTGCCCCCCAAATGGGGGCGCTGGCCCCCGAAATTGTGTTTTAAACGGCAAAATGGCAGTGTTACCGACCGATTGTTGGTGCTCCAAAAACGCCGAATGGTACGCCTGAAACCACAAATCAC contains:
- the LOC662907 gene encoding uncharacterized protein LOC662907 → MSTTEVQTISPAPPVRKMASKSQRLVRTSSLEKIRRFNSFICSQQYNILPALLAWLRSSQAVLRKAEKTILFFRALFFSHFLYKIYQFEYRTSFENLRKHTLVLKLAVYATAVVLLAELGLCFYLLCSTHVPSGLVFLIISFFYIIYLNVRSVYFARESRDDKKRN
- the LOC662851 gene encoding actin-related protein 2/3 complex subunit 3-B, which produces MPAYHSAFLEHQQSVGNTAILPFKTQFRGPAPPFGGQPGDQDIIDEALYYFKANVFFRTYEIKSEADRLLIYITLYITECLKKLQRCANRNQGQNEMYTLAISRFDIPGDPGFPLNSVYSKAKSPADAEFLRAYLTQLRQEVGLRVVDRVFGEDGKPSKWWLCFAKKKFMDKSLSGPGQ